The genomic region AtcttaatatataatgtgGGGAAATAAAAACTAATATTCCtttagaattaatatatttttaaccTTTCTAGTCTCATTTCAAGTTGTTGACAGATGCTTCTCATCCTGTACTTCCCTGGGCTTTGAAGGTGAACTGTTATTAActcttttaatttttacacattttggGCCAgaatttttctaattttttgttttaaaatttcaaacataaaattgaaatttttatcagTTTTAACTTTGTTTGTCGGTGGTTCCTCGAAAATTCTGGCTGTAATACATTATACAAAATAGGTTGCCAAAAATTCctatttaatgaatttactAACCCTATTTGTTAGTAAATTTACGTGTAAAATAATGGTAAATTAAtggtaaattttaaatttttgtttaattcattaaatcTGTAGTCTTTTCCGCAATTTCCGTAATTTCTCCaatagaataattataattttgtcAATTACCCTGAATAATgtttataataatgtttatCCAATTGGTTATGTAAAGATTACAATGGTATCATTAAGGAATAGTGCCATAGTAAACCGAGTACGAAATGTGTACAGGGATAACACCAAAGACTCCGCTCTTGAGAGTTTAAGACTTCAGTCTGTGAGCATTTCAAACATTCGCAACTTGTCTGCGGGTCTTTCGAGCTCAGACTCCAGCGAACTGGATCTTGAAAGTAGTCATTCAAGTCTCCACTTTAATTCCAGAAAACGCTTAAATGAACGGAAGGTTATCAGAAGCCGTTCACAATCTCTGGAATCAATTGCTTTACAAAGGAATAACACCTTCTCACAAAATGATAAACGTTTACACTACGATAATTCTTTACAGTATGAAAATGGAATACAGTGTGATAACCAATTAGAACATAATGGATTACAGTATGAAAAGGAAGATTCTGGTGAATCTGAGAATATGGATGAGTATGAGGATAGAGTTGAGGATGAATATGAGAGTATAATCGGTTCTGATGATGAATATAGAACAGCAAGTGGAACGCAAGAGGATATTAGCCCATTggatttattaatgaacTTTACCAATGATACAAATGATAATGTTGATAGGGGAAAGAGTAAAATTTCTTATAAAACAACTCAAAGATATAATTCAAGTGATAATTCTAAGCTTTTAAATTCTGATGACAGTTCTATTACTACTCCtttatctaatttattactctTTGAATCACAGGTTAATGacaatataaataaatcaagGACTAAACCcggaaataaaattaaaccaACTCTAAACCATTCCAACAAGCCAACTAACAACACCATTTACACTgatattaatgttaatggAGTTGATAATATGATTGATGCGGGTTATATtgagaataaaaaattaaggTTAAATTTTGAGCCTAAATTGTCTGTGGTCGATGATTATAGTTATGTTCCTTCAAGAGTAGTGATAAATAAAAGTACTTTCGTCATTGGATCAGACGTATTTTGTGATCTCGTTTTGCCAAAAAAACGCTTCAAATTCATCGCTCCAAAACACGTCAAATTTGTTCTAGAACACCCTATTACTGATCAATCCACTAGTAAACCTgtttctaataatttggattttagaataaaattatctcGGTGTTCAACGAGTGGCGCGttatatttgaataataatttcataagG from Theileria annulata chromosome 1, complete sequence, *** SEQUENCING IN PROGRESS *** harbors:
- a CDS encoding uncharacterized protein (Tap349e08.q2ks7.C.cand.117 - score = 44.50), whose amino-acid sequence is MVSLRNSAIVNRVRNVYRDNTKDSALESLRLQSVSISNIRNLSAGLSSSDSSELDLESSHSSLHFNSRKRLNERKVIRSRSQSLESIALQRNNTFSQNDKRLHYDNSLQYENGIQCDNQLEHNGLQYEKEDSGESENMDEYEDRVEDEYESIIGSDDEYRTASGTQEDISPLDLLMNFTNDTNDNVDRGKSKISYKTTQRYNSSDNSKLLNSDDSSITTPLSNLLLFESQVNDNINKSRTKPGNKIKPTLNHSNKPTNNTIYTDINVNGVDNMIDAGYIENKKLRLNFEPKLSVVDDYSYVPSRVVINKSTFVIGSDVFCDLVLPKKRFKFIAPKHVKFVLEHPITDQSTSKPVSNNLDFRIKLSRCSTSGALYLNNNFIRGSSYIESGDVICLGPRNNFLAFKFYFQEENSNSQNQSDDRIVISDDISLMDVKIFVFQLPKTVNTSRNGANTHRSSYSDDDSDEEWSENNYKSPSRRYFSQLSHNTSGVNSVDSTVEKSGYYRLKSPVRKYNFIQQEIKEAETEEQFDNLDSKETEPFLQFYSSENKNNEELNPNEELDLNDKVDINEEIDINDEDINSKSTPRNDQYKLIGIIDCWNNMAISEILPDLNEKMSKNVDGNKKGKYGLIVNNKELKGKELELKVYQLELLNREIPEIKDALDNYNNFKDNENSLENIIKNNLCKILFVNLN